A part of Citrifermentans bremense genomic DNA contains:
- a CDS encoding TIGR03905 family TSCPD domain-containing protein, whose protein sequence is MKISYQTSGSCASRIEIEIDNGVIVETTFVDGCAGNTQAVAALVRGMEVSEAVKRLKGIACQGDTSCPDQLARALEQAQTGNIPS, encoded by the coding sequence ATGAAAATCAGCTACCAGACTTCAGGGAGCTGCGCCTCCCGCATCGAGATAGAGATCGACAACGGCGTGATCGTGGAGACCACGTTCGTGGACGGCTGCGCCGGCAACACCCAGGCGGTCGCCGCGCTGGTACGCGGCATGGAGGTGAGCGAGGCGGTCAAGAGGCTCAAGGGAATCGCCTGCCAGGGGGACACCTCCTGTCCCGATCAGCTGGCCCGGGCACTGGAGCAGGCACAGACCGGCAACATCCCATCGTAA
- a CDS encoding YkgJ family cysteine cluster protein, with product MPGLENYRALLERIDELCARTVQQFAGDISCRAGCDACCRHLSVFAVEAAALRAALKSRPPEEADRIRRLAATAPSGRCPLLHEGLCLLYEARPVICRTHGLPLMLTREGEKSIDFCPENFKGLSSIPGSAIIDLERLNTMLAAINALYLQQFPGPERLTMASALALAD from the coding sequence ATGCCGGGACTGGAAAACTACCGCGCCCTTTTGGAGCGCATCGACGAACTCTGCGCCCGGACGGTGCAGCAGTTCGCAGGGGACATCTCCTGCCGCGCCGGATGCGACGCCTGCTGCCGGCACCTCTCTGTATTCGCTGTGGAGGCCGCGGCACTCAGGGCGGCGCTGAAAAGCCGCCCCCCCGAGGAAGCCGACCGCATCCGCCGACTGGCCGCAACCGCCCCCTCCGGCCGCTGCCCACTGCTCCACGAGGGGCTCTGCCTGCTCTACGAGGCGCGCCCCGTGATCTGCCGCACCCACGGCCTGCCGCTCATGCTTACCCGCGAAGGGGAGAAAAGCATCGACTTCTGCCCCGAGAACTTCAAGGGCCTTTCCAGCATCCCCGGCAGCGCCATCATCGACCTCGAGCGGCTCAACACCATGCTCGCCGCCATCAACGCCCTGTACCTGCAGCAGTTTCCAGGTCCCGAGCGGCTCACCATGGCCAGTGCCCTGGCCCTCGCCGATTGA
- a CDS encoding response regulator — translation MQNDNGQVVAKVLVMDDDEMVRFVAGETLKRYGFEVEFAIDGSEAVELYRERHQAGRCFAAVILDLNIPGGMGGQEAMKRLLEIDPDAKGYVSSGRTDDPVMINFRTFGFAGTIEKPYFYLNKQLMEEFSKSLRENS, via the coding sequence ATGCAAAACGACAATGGTCAGGTAGTTGCAAAGGTTCTGGTCATGGACGACGACGAAATGGTCCGTTTCGTCGCGGGCGAGACCCTGAAGAGGTACGGCTTTGAGGTCGAGTTCGCCATCGACGGGAGCGAGGCCGTCGAGCTGTACCGGGAGCGGCACCAGGCGGGGCGGTGCTTCGCAGCGGTGATACTGGATCTGAACATACCCGGGGGGATGGGTGGGCAGGAGGCGATGAAGCGCCTTTTGGAAATCGACCCTGACGCCAAGGGGTACGTGTCGAGCGGCCGCACCGACGACCCGGTGATGATAAATTTCAGGACCTTCGGCTTTGCCGGCACCATAGAGAAGCCCTACTTCTACCTCAACAAGCAGCTGATGGAAGAGTTCAGCAAGAGCCTGCGCGAGAACAGCTAG